A genomic stretch from Nilaparvata lugens isolate BPH chromosome 8, ASM1435652v1, whole genome shotgun sequence includes:
- the LOC111044211 gene encoding coiled-coil domain-containing protein 137 codes for MGRKIPGRKHRGVKDPEKQKAVREESLKFKVNAPPSNPDDQEMPKSIVNLMRLKELAKKAVFKPKKKKKGRQMISTSNYTTNDRRLPGMKRPDKVMPSLTQLQGESDDQFMQRVNEATETIIKEVEFEQQFGVNVKRNQKSGAIEGIENAKPDEFEVLAKANLENQKTNKRKKKNKKLKADQAELLTSKERRKAKEKERKEERMKDIEEKHMLKDHVKFGEVVHQPPKLTARPRNAANDPFGKPAKRNNLLLSGFFTPSASSKSKSTNLSMCAKQKQEALRLNVVEAYRNLKAQKNKS; via the exons atgGGTCGTAAAATACCTGGAAGGAAACATCGGGGTGTCAAGGATCCTGAAAAACAGAAAGCTGTCAGAGAAGAGAG CTTAAAATTCAAAGTCAATGCTCCTCCATCGAATCCTGATGATCAAGAAATGCCAAAAAGTATTGTCAATCTGATGCGTCTTAAAGAGCTAGCTAAGAAAGCTGTATTCAAaccaaaaaagaagaaaaaaggaagacaAATGATCAGTACAAGTAATTACACAACTAACGACCGTAGGTTACCCG GAATGAAAAGGCCAGACAAAGTAATGCCCTCTCTAACGCAGCTACAGGGCGAATCTGATGATCAGTTCATGCAACGTGTGAATGAAGCCACAGAAACAATCATCAAGGAG GTTGAGTTCGAACAACAATTTGGAGTGAATGTGAAACGCAATCAGAAGTCAGGAGCGATTGAAGGAATTGAGAATGCAAAGCCTGACGAATTTGAAGTGCTGGCCAAAGCTAACTTGGAGAACCAGAAAACTAacaagaggaaaaagaagaacaagaaactAAAGGCTG ACCAAGCCGAACTTCTAACAAGCAAAGAACGGCGGAAAGCGAAAGAAAAGGAGAGGAAAGAGGAACGGATGAAAGACATAGAAGAAAAACATATGTTGAAGGATCATGTGAAATTTGGAGAAGTGGTTCACCAACCTCCAAAGCTTACTGCTAGACCAAGGAATGCAGCCAATGATCCTTTTGGAAAA CCAGCCAAAAGAAACAACCTCCTATTGAGTGGATTTTTCACTCCCAGTGCAAGCAGTAAATCGAAATCAACTAACCTGTCGATGTGTGCAAAGCAGAAACAGGAGGCATTGAGGCTCAATGTAGTTGAAGCTTACAGAAATTTGAAAGCACAA aaGAATAAATCGTGA